One part of the Streptococcus sp. oral taxon 431 genome encodes these proteins:
- the rplU gene encoding 50S ribosomal protein L21: MSTYAIIKTGGKQVKVEVGQAIYVEKLNVEAGQEVTFNEVVLVGGENTVVGTPLVAGATVVGTVEKQGKQKKVVTYKYKPKKGSHRKQGHRQPYTKVVINAINA, encoded by the coding sequence ATGAGCACATACGCAATTATCAAAACTGGCGGAAAACAAGTTAAAGTTGAAGTTGGTCAAGCAATCTACGTTGAAAAATTGAACGTTGAAGCTGGTCAAGAAGTTACTTTTAACGAAGTTGTTCTTGTTGGTGGTGAAAACACTGTTGTCGGAACTCCACTTGTTGCTGGAGCTACTGTAGTTGGAACTGTTGAAAAACAAGGAAAACAAAAGAAAGTTGTTACTTACAAGTACAAACCTAAAAAAGGTAGCCACCGTAAACAAGGTCACCGTCAACCATATACAAAAGTTGTCATCAACGCAATCAACGCTTAA
- a CDS encoding ribosomal-processing cysteine protease Prp, translated as MIQAVFERAEDGELRSAEITGHAESGEYGFDVVCASVSTLAINFINSIEKFAGYEPILELNEDEGGYLMVEIPRDLPSHQREMTQLFFESFFLGMATLSEDSSEFVQTRVITEN; from the coding sequence ATGATACAAGCAGTCTTTGAGAGAGCCGAAGATGGCGAGCTGAGGAGTGCGGAAATTACTGGACACGCCGAGAGTGGCGAATACGGCTTTGATGTCGTGTGTGCATCGGTTTCTACGCTTGCCATTAACTTTATCAATTCGATTGAGAAATTTGCAGGCTATGAACCAATCTTAGAATTAAACGAAGATGAAGGTGGCTATCTGATGGTTGAAATTCCTAGAGACCTTCCTTCACACCAGAGAGAAATGACGCAGTTATTTTTTGAATCATTTTTCTTAGGTATGGCAACCTTATCGGAGGACTCTTCTGAGTTCGTCCAAACCAGAGTTATCACAGAAAACTAA
- a CDS encoding ZmpA/ZmpB/ZmpC family metallo-endopeptidase produces the protein MEKYFGEKQQRFSFRKLSVGLVSATISSLFFMSVLASSSVEAQETKGVHYKYVTESELSSEEKKHLVYDIPTYMENDDETYYLVYKLNSQNQLGDLPNTGSKNDMQTLVAGASLAALGILIFAVSKKKVKNKTVLHLVLVAGIGNGVLVSAHALENNLLLNYNTDYELTSGEKLPLPKDISGYTYIGYIKEENITSESIVNNQEKSAATPTKQQKVDYNVTPNFVENPSTVQAIQEQTPVSSTKPTEVQVVEKPLSTELTNPTKKEKQSSDSQEQLAKHKDVQAGTLVTDKGEPAIQPELPEAVVSDKGEAAVQPALPEAVVSDKGVPEVQPALPEAVVSDKGESEVQPTLPEAVVTDQGEPAVQPELPEAVVSDKGESEVQPTLPEAVVSDKGEPAVQPALPEAVVSDKGVPEVQPALPEAVVTDKGEPEVQPALPEAVVTDKGEPEVQPELPEAVVTDKDKPEVQPELPEAVVSDKGEPAVQPALPEAVVTDKGEPEVQPALPEAVVTDKGEPAIQPELPEALVSDKGEPEVQPELPEAVVSDKGDPAIQPELPEAVVSDKGEPEVQPELPEAVVTDKGEPEVQPELPEAVVTDKGEPAVQSALPEAVVSGKGEPEQVAPLPEYTGDIDQVKPDIPTEKTKEQDPEKTLELRNVSDIELYSQTNGTYKQHISLDGIPKNTDNYFVKVKSSAFKDIYLPVSSITQEERNGQSVYKITAKAEKLQQEQNNKYVDNFSFYLSKKATEEKTNFTSFSNLVKAINQNLSGTYHLAASLNANEVELSPDDKSYIKGTFTGQLIGEKDGKKYGIYNLKKPLFENLSGATVEKLSLKNVTISGKDDIGSLANEAQNNTKIKQVHVDGVLAGERGIGGLLAKADQSSITESSFKGRIVNTYETTDAYNIGGLAGHLTGKNASIAKSKATVAISSNTNSSDQTVGGLAGLVDQDAHIQDSYAEGDINNVKHFGRVAGVAGYLWDRTSGEERHAGSLTNVLSDVNVTNGNAITGYHYNDMKVKDTFSSKANRVYNVTLVRDEVVSKESFEERGTMLDASEVTNKKAEINPLTPPTMEPLSTSGSKESDFSKVAHYQANRALVYKNIEKLLPFYNKATIVKYGNLVKENSLLYQKELLSAVMMKDDQVITDIVSNKQTANKLLLHYQDHSSEKLDLKYQTDFAKLAEYSLGDTGLLYTPNQFLYDQDSIIKQVLPDLQKVDYKSDAIRKTLGISPDVKQTELYLEDQFVKTKQNLANSLKKLLSADAGLAGDNPVTRGYLVDKIKNNKEALLLGLTYLERWYNFSYGQVNVKDLVMYRPDFFGKGNTSPLDTLIELGKSGFNNLLAKNNVDTYAISLASHHGTTDLFSTLENYRKVFLPNTSNNDWFKKQTKAFIVEEKSTIAEVKAKQEQAGTKYSIGVYDRITSSTWKYRNMVLPLLTLPERSVFVISTLSSLGFGAYDRYRNSDYKAGDELNKFVEDNARETAKRQRDHYDYWYRILDKEGREKLYRTILLYDAYKFGDDTTSGKATVEAQFDSTNPAMKNFFGPVGNKVVHNHHGAYATGDGVYYMSYRMLDKDGAITYTHEMTHDSDQDIYLGGYGRRSGLGPEFFAKGLLQAPDQPSDATITINSILKHKTSDSTEGQRLQVLDPTTRFNDAADLQNYVHNMFDVVYMLEYLEGQSIVKQLDAYQKMTALRKIENKYVKDPADGNEVYATNVVQNLTEEDAKKLTTFDSLIKNNILSAREYKSGEYERNGYYTIKLFAPIYSALSSKGTPGDLMGRRIAYELLAAKGFKDGMVPYISNQYEEVAKQQGKTINLYGKERGLVTDDLVLEKVFEGKYKTWAEFKTAMYQERVGQFGNLKKVTFNDPTKSWASFARKTIHSVEELQRLMDEAVRKDADENRYSWDNYNPEYDSAVHKLKRAVFKAYLNQTDDFRSSIFENKK, from the coding sequence ATGGAAAAGTATTTTGGTGAAAAACAGCAGCGTTTTTCATTTAGAAAATTATCAGTAGGACTTGTATCTGCAACGATTTCAAGTTTATTTTTTATGTCTGTATTAGCTAGCTCATCTGTAGAGGCTCAAGAGACTAAAGGTGTTCACTATAAATATGTGACAGAGTCAGAGCTATCATCAGAAGAAAAGAAGCATCTTGTCTATGACATTCCGACATACATGGAGAATGATGATGAGACTTATTATCTTGTTTATAAATTAAATTCCCAAAATCAACTGGGAGACTTACCAAATACTGGAAGTAAGAATGATATGCAAACCCTAGTTGCTGGTGCTAGCTTAGCGGCTCTGGGGATTTTAATTTTTGCCGTTTCTAAGAAAAAAGTTAAGAATAAAACAGTATTACATTTAGTATTGGTTGCAGGGATAGGAAATGGTGTCTTAGTTTCAGCTCATGCTTTAGAAAATAATCTTTTGCTAAATTACAATACTGACTATGAATTAACCTCAGGAGAAAAATTACCTCTTCCTAAAGACATTTCTGGTTACACATATATCGGATATATCAAAGAGGAAAACATAACTTCTGAGTCTATAGTAAATAATCAAGAAAAATCAGCAGCCACTCCTACAAAACAACAAAAGGTGGATTATAATGTTACACCGAATTTTGTAGAGAATCCATCAACAGTACAAGCTATTCAGGAACAAACACCTGTTTCTTCAACTAAGCCGACAGAAGTTCAAGTAGTTGAAAAACCTCTTTCTACAGAATTAACCAATCCAACAAAAAAAGAGAAACAATCTTCAGATTCTCAAGAACAATTAGCCAAACATAAGGATGTACAAGCTGGAACTCTGGTAACCGACAAGGGGGAGCCAGCGATCCAGCCAGAGTTACCAGAAGCAGTTGTATCTGATAAAGGGGAGGCTGCAGTCCAACCCGCCTTGCCAGAAGCTGTGGTAAGTGATAAAGGCGTACCGGAAGTTCAACCTGCGTTACCAGAAGCAGTTGTAAGTGACAAAGGCGAATCTGAAGTTCAACCAACGTTACCAGAAGCAGTAGTAACTGACCAGGGCGAACCAGCGGTCCAGCCAGAATTACCCGAAGCAGTTGTAAGTGACAAAGGCGAATCTGAAGTTCAACCAACGTTACCAGAAGCAGTAGTAAGTGACAAGGGTGAGCCTGCAGTCCAACCCGCCTTGCCAGAGGCTGTTGTAAGTGATAAAGGCGTACCTGAAGTTCAACCTGCGTTACCCGAAGCGGTTGTAACTGACAAAGGTGAGCCGGAAGTTCAACCCGCCTTGCCAGAAGCAGTTGTTACTGATAAAGGAGAACCGGAAGTTCAACCTGAATTGCCAGAAGCAGTTGTAACCGATAAAGACAAACCGGAAGTTCAACCTGAATTGCCAGAAGCAGTTGTAAGCGATAAAGGAGAACCAGCAGTCCAACCCGCCTTACCAGAAGCAGTTGTGACTGACAAAGGTGAGCCGGAAGTTCAACCTGCGTTACCAGAAGCAGTCGTGACTGATAAGGGTGAGCCTGCAATTCAGCCAGAGTTACCAGAAGCTTTAGTAAGTGACAAAGGCGAACCAGAAGTTCAACCTGAATTACCCGAAGCAGTTGTAAGTGACAAAGGCGATCCAGCGATCCAGCCAGAGTTACCAGAAGCAGTTGTAAGCGATAAAGGAGAACCGGAAGTTCAACCTGAATTGCCAGAAGCAGTTGTTACTGATAAAGGTGAACCTGAAGTTCAGCCTGAATTACCAGAAGCTGTTGTTACTGATAAAGGCGAACCTGCAGTCCAATCAGCGTTGCCAGAAGCTGTTGTAAGTGGCAAAGGGGAGCCTGAACAGGTAGCCCCACTTCCAGAATACACTGGTGATATTGATCAAGTAAAGCCAGATATTCCGACTGAAAAAACGAAAGAGCAGGATCCAGAAAAAACACTCGAATTAAGAAATGTTTCGGATATTGAGTTGTACAGCCAGACGAATGGGACTTATAAACAACATATCTCATTGGATGGAATTCCAAAGAATACGGATAATTACTTTGTCAAGGTAAAATCTTCGGCATTTAAAGATATCTATCTACCAGTCTCCTCAATAACTCAAGAGGAAAGAAATGGTCAGTCAGTTTATAAAATTACAGCTAAGGCTGAGAAACTCCAGCAAGAGCAGAACAATAAATATGTCGACAATTTCAGCTTCTATCTTTCCAAGAAGGCTACAGAGGAAAAGACAAACTTTACTTCCTTTAGTAATCTGGTCAAAGCTATAAACCAAAATCTCTCTGGAACCTATCATTTAGCAGCTAGCCTGAATGCTAACGAAGTGGAGCTTAGTCCTGATGATAAATCCTATATCAAGGGAACCTTTACTGGTCAGTTGATTGGAGAAAAAGATGGTAAGAAGTATGGTATTTATAACTTGAAAAAACCTCTGTTTGAAAACTTGAGTGGTGCTACAGTAGAAAAACTGAGTCTAAAAAATGTTACTATTTCAGGGAAAGATGATATCGGTTCACTGGCAAATGAAGCTCAGAATAACACAAAAATTAAGCAAGTTCATGTCGATGGTGTTCTGGCTGGAGAACGTGGTATCGGTGGTTTGTTGGCTAAGGCAGACCAATCAAGCATCACAGAGAGTAGTTTCAAGGGAAGAATTGTCAATACCTATGAAACAACTGATGCCTACAATATTGGCGGTCTGGCCGGTCATTTAACAGGAAAAAATGCGTCTATTGCTAAATCAAAAGCGACAGTAGCCATTTCATCCAACACCAATAGTTCAGATCAGACTGTTGGTGGGCTTGCAGGTCTAGTAGATCAAGATGCGCATATACAGGATAGCTATGCTGAAGGTGATATCAACAATGTCAAGCACTTTGGTAGAGTTGCGGGTGTGGCTGGATATTTGTGGGATCGAACTTCTGGTGAGGAACGGCATGCTGGAAGCTTGACCAATGTTCTCAGTGATGTCAATGTAACCAACGGAAATGCCATTACCGGTTACCACTATAATGACATGAAGGTGAAGGACACATTCAGCAGCAAGGCGAACAGAGTATACAATGTCACCTTGGTTAGGGATGAAGTCGTCAGCAAAGAATCCTTTGAAGAAAGAGGAACAATGTTAGATGCTTCTGAAGTGACTAATAAAAAAGCAGAAATCAATCCTCTCACTCCTCCAACAATGGAGCCCCTTTCAACAAGTGGTAGTAAAGAAAGTGATTTTTCTAAGGTAGCCCATTATCAAGCTAACCGTGCTTTGGTTTATAAGAACATTGAAAAATTGTTACCTTTCTATAACAAGGCGACCATCGTGAAATACGGAAACCTGGTTAAGGAGAACAGTCTCTTATATCAAAAAGAACTCTTGTCCGCAGTTATGATGAAGGATGACCAAGTAATCACAGATATTGTTTCTAACAAACAGACTGCAAATAAACTCTTGCTTCACTATCAGGACCATTCATCTGAGAAGCTCGATCTCAAGTACCAGACTGATTTTGCCAAGCTAGCAGAATATAGTTTAGGGGATACAGGACTCCTCTACACTCCAAATCAATTCTTGTATGACCAAGACTCTATCATTAAGCAAGTCTTACCTGACTTACAAAAGGTTGACTATAAGTCGGATGCCATCAGAAAGACACTCGGAATTTCTCCAGATGTCAAGCAAACTGAGCTCTATCTGGAAGACCAGTTCGTCAAAACAAAACAAAATTTGGCAAACAGTTTGAAAAAACTCTTGTCAGCAGATGCTGGACTTGCTGGTGACAACCCAGTTACCAGAGGCTATCTTGTAGATAAAATCAAGAACAATAAGGAAGCCTTGCTACTCGGTTTAACTTATTTAGAACGTTGGTATAACTTTAGCTATGGTCAAGTGAATGTCAAAGACCTGGTGATGTATCGTCCAGACTTCTTTGGTAAAGGAAATACTTCACCATTAGATACTCTGATTGAGTTAGGTAAATCTGGCTTTAACAATCTTCTTGCTAAAAACAATGTCGATACTTATGCTATCAGTCTTGCCAGCCATCATGGAACGACAGATTTGTTTAGCACGCTAGAAAATTACCGAAAAGTCTTTTTACCAAACACTAGCAATAATGACTGGTTTAAAAAACAGACCAAAGCTTTCATTGTCGAAGAAAAATCCACTATTGCAGAGGTCAAAGCCAAGCAAGAGCAAGCAGGGACTAAGTATTCTATCGGTGTTTATGACAGAATTACTAGTAGTACTTGGAAATATCGCAATATGGTCTTGCCTCTCCTTACCTTGCCAGAAAGATCTGTATTTGTCATCTCAACCTTGTCTAGCCTAGGATTTGGCGCTTACGATCGCTACCGCAACAGCGATTATAAGGCTGGAGATGAACTCAATAAGTTTGTTGAAGATAATGCGCGTGAAACAGCCAAACGTCAGCGAGATCACTATGATTATTGGTATCGTATTTTAGATAAAGAAGGACGTGAAAAGCTCTATCGTACAATTTTACTTTATGATGCCTATAAGTTTGGAGATGATACAACATCTGGAAAAGCTACAGTTGAGGCTCAGTTTGATAGTACCAATCCGGCGATGAAGAATTTCTTTGGTCCAGTGGGGAATAAAGTAGTTCACAATCACCATGGTGCTTATGCAACTGGAGATGGCGTTTACTATATGTCCTATCGTATGTTAGATAAGGATGGAGCTATCACCTATACCCATGAGATGACACATGATTCAGATCAGGATATTTACCTTGGTGGCTATGGTCGAAGAAGTGGCTTAGGACCGGAGTTCTTCGCAAAAGGCTTATTGCAAGCTCCTGATCAACCAAGTGATGCAACCATTACCATCAACTCTATCTTGAAACATAAAACATCAGATAGTACAGAAGGCCAGCGATTGCAAGTACTTGATCCAACTACAAGATTTAATGACGCAGCAGATCTTCAGAACTACGTCCACAATATGTTTGATGTCGTTTACATGTTGGAATATCTCGAAGGGCAATCTATTGTGAAACAGTTAGATGCTTATCAGAAAATGACGGCTCTGAGAAAAATCGAGAATAAATACGTGAAAGATCCTGCAGATGGAAATGAGGTTTACGCTACTAACGTTGTACAAAATCTGACAGAAGAAGATGCCAAAAAATTGACTACCTTTGATAGTTTAATTAAAAATAATATCTTGTCAGCTCGTGAATATAAGTCTGGGGAATATGAAAGAAACGGTTACTATACGATTAAACTCTTCGCCCCAATCTATTCGGCTCTGAGCAGTAAGGGAACTCCGGGTGATTTGATGGGACGTAGGATAGCTTATGAACTTTTGGCTGCCAAAGGTTTTAAGGATGGAATGGTACCTTATATCTCAAACCAATACGAGGAAGTTGCTAAACAACAAGGGAAAACTATCAATCTTTATGGTAAAGAACGAGGATTGGTGACAGATGATCTTGTTTTGGAAAAGGTATTTGAAGGTAAGTATAAAACTTGGGCAGAATTTAAGACAGCTATGTACCAAGAACGGGTGGGTCAGTTTGGAAACTTGAAAAAGGTGACCTTCAACGATCCAACTAAATCTTGGGCAAGTTTTGCAAGAAAGACGATTCATAGTGTAGAAGAACTGCAGCGATTAATGGACGAAGCTGTCCGTAAGGATGCAGATGAGAATCGTTATTCTTGGGACAACTATAATCCAGAATATGATAGTGCAGTTCATAAGTTAAAGAGAGCAGTGTTTAAGGCCTATCTAAATCAAACTGATGATTTTAGAAGTTCAATTTTTGAAAATAAAAAATAG
- a CDS encoding Gfo/Idh/MocA family protein, protein MLKLGIIGTGAISHHFIEAAHASQEFQLVAVYSRKLTTAQQFASSYSDVSLFDNLEDFFQSEFDVIYIASPNSLHFTQAKAALSAGKHVILEKPAVTQPQEWQDLVEIAQENHRFIFEAARNYHEEAFTVIKNFLADKQVLGADFNYAKYSSKMSDLLSGNTPNVFSDRFAGGALMDLGIYPIYAAVRLFGKALNATYQTQQLDNTIDLNGDGILSYPGYQVHIKAGKNITSNLPCEIYTTDGTLTLNTIEHVRSAIFTDHQGNETYLPIQQAPHTMTEEVAAFANMIKQPNLELYQAWLEDASHVHNLIYTMRQTAGIRFEAEK, encoded by the coding sequence ATGCTTAAACTTGGTATTATCGGCACTGGTGCAATCAGTCACCACTTTATAGAAGCTGCTCATGCTAGTCAGGAATTCCAGTTAGTGGCTGTTTATTCAAGAAAGCTCACGACTGCTCAGCAATTTGCTAGTTCCTATTCAGATGTTAGTCTATTTGATAATTTAGAGGATTTCTTCCAATCTGAATTTGATGTTATCTATATCGCAAGTCCAAATTCTCTGCACTTTACTCAAGCCAAGGCCGCTTTATCTGCTGGCAAACATGTTATCCTTGAAAAACCAGCGGTGACTCAACCCCAAGAATGGCAGGATTTAGTTGAAATAGCTCAGGAGAATCACCGTTTCATCTTTGAAGCAGCAAGAAACTATCATGAGGAAGCCTTCACCGTTATTAAAAACTTTTTAGCAGATAAGCAAGTTTTAGGTGCAGATTTTAACTATGCCAAGTATTCTTCTAAGATGTCTGACCTTCTTTCTGGAAACACTCCGAATGTATTTTCAGACCGTTTTGCTGGTGGGGCTCTCATGGACTTGGGAATTTATCCGATCTATGCTGCGGTTCGCTTGTTTGGAAAGGCACTTAATGCGACCTATCAAACTCAGCAACTTGACAACACCATTGATTTAAATGGAGATGGTATCTTATCTTATCCCGGTTATCAAGTCCATATCAAGGCTGGTAAAAACATTACTTCTAATCTGCCTTGTGAAATATATACAACAGATGGAACCTTGACACTCAACACTATTGAACATGTTCGATCAGCTATTTTTACAGATCATCAAGGTAATGAAACATATCTACCTATTCAGCAGGCACCTCATACCATGACTGAGGAGGTCGCTGCTTTTGCTAACATGATCAAGCAGCCAAACCTAGAACTTTACCAAGCTTGGTTAGAGGATGCGTCACACGTCCATAACCTAATATACACTATGCGCCAGACTGCTGGCATTAGATTTGAGGCAGAAAAATGA
- a CDS encoding DEAD/DEAH box helicase, whose translation MKTKLPTEWLELTEKLGFQEFTPIQTQLFDPILDGQTLLGVSPTGTGKTLAYLLPSLLRLQKKKAQQLLILAPNTELAGQIFEVTKTWGEAIGLTAQLFLSGSSQKRQIERLKKGPEILIGTPGRIFELIKLKKIKMMNVETIILDEFDQLLDDSQIHFVEKITHYAPRDHQLIYMSATTKFDQDKIAPNTRTIDLSDQKLDNIQHFYMQVDQRHRVDMLRKLAHVEDFRGLVFFNSLSDLGSAEEKLQYRDVLAVSLASDVNVKFRKVILEKFKDKQLTLLLATDLLARGIDIDSLECVVNFDVPRDMETYTHRAGRTGRMGKEGYVITLVTHPEDIKKLKKFASVREIVLKNQELYIK comes from the coding sequence ATGAAAACCAAACTACCTACAGAATGGCTAGAGCTAACCGAAAAACTCGGCTTTCAAGAATTCACACCCATTCAAACTCAGCTTTTTGATCCAATTTTAGACGGTCAAACCCTTCTTGGAGTTAGTCCAACTGGTACAGGTAAGACTTTAGCTTATCTCCTACCAAGTCTTCTTCGTCTCCAAAAGAAAAAAGCGCAGCAACTATTGATTTTAGCACCAAATACTGAACTGGCTGGTCAGATTTTTGAGGTAACTAAAACTTGGGGTGAAGCTATCGGCTTGACTGCTCAGCTCTTCCTGTCAGGTTCGAGTCAGAAACGTCAAATCGAACGACTGAAAAAAGGCCCAGAAATTCTGATTGGAACTCCTGGGCGTATCTTTGAACTGATCAAATTGAAAAAAATCAAGATGATGAATGTGGAGACTATTATACTTGATGAGTTTGACCAGTTGCTAGATGATTCTCAAATCCACTTTGTAGAAAAGATTACCCACTACGCACCTCGTGACCATCAACTTATTTACATGAGTGCCACTACCAAATTTGACCAAGATAAGATTGCACCTAACACTCGCACCATCGACCTCTCTGATCAAAAGTTGGACAACATTCAACACTTCTACATGCAAGTAGACCAACGTCATCGAGTAGATATGCTTAGAAAACTGGCACATGTCGAGGATTTCCGTGGCCTAGTCTTCTTTAATAGTTTATCAGACCTCGGAAGCGCTGAGGAAAAATTGCAGTATCGCGATGTTTTAGCTGTTTCACTAGCTAGCGATGTCAACGTTAAATTCAGAAAAGTTATTCTAGAAAAATTCAAAGACAAGCAACTAACACTGCTTCTTGCAACAGACCTTCTAGCTCGTGGTATCGACATTGATAGCTTGGAATGCGTGGTTAACTTTGACGTTCCTAGAGATATGGAAACCTACACTCACCGCGCTGGCCGTACTGGACGTATGGGCAAAGAGGGTTATGTAATCACGCTTGTAACACATCCCGAAGACATCAAAAAGCTGAAGAAATTTGCAAGTGTACGTGAAATTGTCTTGAAAAATCAAGAACTGTATATCAAATAG
- a CDS encoding YoaK family protein: protein MRLLPMRKISRHSKRLALFLTFCAGYVDAYTFIIRGNTLVAGQTGNVVFLSVGLIQDNVSDASAKVMTLISFMVGVFLLTVYKEKLRIVRKPILSLVPLAILSLIIGFVPLTVDNIYIVPPLAFCMGLVTTAFGEVSGIAYNNAFMTGNIKRTMLAFGEYVRTKHTPFLREGLIFVSLLSSFVLGVVVSAYLSIFYEEKTILGIPIMMSIFYLSMLFASWRKKIREKV, encoded by the coding sequence ATGAGATTATTACCTATGAGAAAAATTTCTCGTCATTCAAAAAGATTGGCGCTTTTTTTGACTTTTTGTGCGGGTTATGTAGATGCCTATACCTTTATCATACGTGGGAATACTCTAGTTGCAGGCCAAACGGGGAATGTCGTTTTCCTTTCCGTTGGTCTCATTCAGGACAATGTTTCAGATGCCAGCGCCAAGGTAATGACCTTGATTTCCTTCATGGTGGGTGTCTTCCTCTTGACAGTCTATAAAGAAAAGTTGAGGATTGTAAGAAAACCAATTTTATCCCTTGTTCCACTAGCAATTTTATCTTTGATTATAGGATTTGTTCCCTTGACGGTTGATAATATATACATAGTACCACCGTTAGCATTTTGTATGGGTCTGGTTACAACAGCATTCGGTGAAGTTTCAGGAATTGCATACAACAATGCTTTTATGACTGGAAATATCAAACGAACCATGTTAGCATTTGGTGAATATGTTCGCACAAAACATACACCTTTTTTAAGAGAAGGTCTCATCTTTGTTAGCTTGCTGTCGAGTTTTGTACTTGGGGTTGTTGTATCAGCTTATCTGAGTATTTTTTATGAAGAAAAAACAATTTTAGGGATTCCAATCATGATGAGTATTTTTTATTTAAGTATGCTTTTTGCATCTTGGAGGAAAAAAATAAGAGAAAAAGTTTAA
- a CDS encoding DUF1934 domain-containing protein, producing the protein MKIRMRNTIQFDEQLEVIDQLYDVELREKGDFSYLLFYNEEKEKVVLKFNDTELVMSRFSNPKTIMRFLKEADSLAYVPTPMGIQEFIIQTSHYQVDQQKIELAYQLQNKEGTPFANYRLEITWG; encoded by the coding sequence GTGAAGATTCGAATGAGAAATACCATCCAATTTGATGAACAATTGGAAGTGATCGACCAACTTTATGACGTTGAGTTACGTGAGAAAGGTGATTTTTCCTATCTCCTTTTTTACAATGAAGAGAAGGAAAAAGTGGTACTCAAGTTTAATGATACAGAGTTGGTGATGTCTCGATTTTCCAACCCTAAGACCATCATGCGTTTTCTGAAGGAAGCTGATAGTTTAGCCTATGTTCCTACACCAATGGGGATACAGGAGTTTATCATCCAAACAAGCCATTATCAAGTTGATCAGCAAAAGATTGAACTAGCCTATCAACTACAAAACAAAGAAGGAACTCCATTTGCGAACTATCGCTTAGAAATTACCTGGGGGTAA
- the rpmA gene encoding 50S ribosomal protein L27, whose amino-acid sequence MLKMTLNNLQLFAHKKGGGSTSNGRDSQAKRLGAKAADGQTVTGGSILYRQRGTHIYPGVNVGRGGDDTLFAKVEGVVRFERKGRDKKQVSVYPIAK is encoded by the coding sequence ATGTTAAAAATGACTCTTAACAACTTGCAACTTTTCGCCCACAAAAAAGGTGGAGGTTCTACATCAAACGGACGCGATTCACAAGCAAAACGTCTTGGAGCTAAAGCAGCTGACGGACAAACTGTAACAGGTGGATCAATCCTTTACCGTCAACGTGGTACACACATCTATCCAGGTGTAAACGTTGGACGTGGTGGAGACGATACTTTGTTCGCTAAAGTTGAAGGCGTAGTACGCTTTGAACGTAAAGGTCGCGATAAAAAACAAGTTTCTGTTTACCCAATCGCAAAATAA